One genomic region from Sulfuriflexus mobilis encodes:
- a CDS encoding FAD-binding oxidoreductase: MPEIIYQGKAYPCQPDETVLDTLRRNGIEVPYSCCAGACHTCMLHCLKGEVSERSQKDLKPALKNLKYFLACQCVPEQDVEVALPDDEDVYVSARLVEKEQLSPTVWRFRLEAAVPIYYHAGQFLNLKNEAGWVRSYSLASLPNEDEFLELHVRRMPDGQMSHWLIDHFSVGMHIEIEGPNGHCLYTDGEPERPLIMVGTGTGLAPLVGILRDALHQGHRGPIHLYHGVRTHDELYLHESLLAMAQQHNNVYYHACVSGDEPAEGLQAGRAADIALGEHPDLKGWRVFLCGAPEMVQQTRKKAFLAGASMQDISADAFTTPEH, encoded by the coding sequence TTGCCTGAGATTATCTATCAGGGTAAGGCCTATCCCTGTCAGCCCGATGAAACGGTCCTTGATACCTTGCGACGCAATGGTATTGAGGTGCCGTATTCCTGCTGTGCGGGAGCCTGTCATACCTGCATGTTGCATTGTCTGAAGGGCGAGGTGAGCGAGCGTTCGCAAAAGGACCTGAAGCCGGCCCTGAAGAACCTGAAGTATTTTCTTGCCTGCCAGTGCGTGCCGGAGCAGGATGTCGAAGTGGCCCTGCCCGATGATGAGGATGTCTATGTCTCAGCGCGACTGGTTGAGAAAGAACAACTATCGCCTACAGTCTGGCGCTTCCGGCTTGAGGCCGCGGTGCCCATCTATTATCACGCCGGTCAGTTTTTAAATCTGAAAAACGAGGCCGGTTGGGTGCGCAGTTATTCACTGGCGAGTCTGCCCAATGAAGATGAATTTCTGGAACTACACGTACGGCGCATGCCCGATGGCCAAATGAGTCACTGGCTCATTGATCATTTTTCAGTCGGTATGCATATCGAGATAGAGGGACCAAACGGGCATTGCCTTTATACCGATGGCGAACCGGAGCGCCCCCTCATCATGGTCGGCACCGGTACCGGGCTGGCGCCGTTGGTCGGTATATTGCGTGACGCTCTGCATCAGGGACATCGCGGTCCGATTCACCTGTATCATGGTGTGCGCACGCACGACGAACTCTACTTGCATGAAAGCCTGTTAGCGATGGCACAGCAACATAATAATGTGTACTACCACGCCTGTGTCAGCGGCGATGAGCCGGCCGAGGGCCTGCAGGCGGGACGTGCCGCCGATATCGCCCTGGGTGAACACCCAGACCTGAAAGGCTGGCGGGTATTCCTGTGTGGTGCCCCGGAGATGGTGCAACAGACGCGCAAGAAGGCCTTTCTGGCCGGTGCATCCATGCAGGACATCTCGGCGGACGCCTTTACCACGCCGGAACATTAG
- a CDS encoding SLC13 family permease, giving the protein MNTSVAQGSFIQYLVGNIEASGRNPTRVISGFLAAWILFALILWVFPRPEGLSASGMAVLAVVVWASIMWVSEALPVGITGISVPTLLILTHGIPWIEKKGKIVPPMEIVFSGFTKHVVWLCLFAFLIGAVMQLLKLDRRIALGILDKIKASNVGRVIWGMFFVNIILAFLIPAANARAATLLPVVKGITNLLGDTPEENEAKKAIIIQSLVYGTMICGVFILTAHLPNLIMIGIFSNNGFEGLGYLDWMLLQFPYLGMFVLTQWWVRYHFKTGGIKIAGGHAKIQEEHKALGKMSTAEWMLVSVFVLIALLFMMGKGSPIYELHKFQLGVIGLIGILVLFTPGLFPYTWNQVQAKTIWGTFLLLGGAITMTAAMSKSGLAQFLADGIHGLVAGHSWWMIILIMMVGTHIIRIGMLSNVAAIAMLAPIVFAMAPALDLHPVAFTLLVCDTDTFAYLLPTQITAAVIAYGSDEFSVTDYAKAGWVCILIAIAYGLLIMAPWYAFLGLPVWDASVPWPF; this is encoded by the coding sequence ATGAATACATCTGTAGCGCAAGGCAGCTTTATTCAATATTTGGTCGGTAATATTGAGGCCAGTGGGAGAAATCCGACGCGAGTGATAAGCGGGTTCCTGGCGGCGTGGATATTGTTTGCGCTTATATTATGGGTATTCCCAAGACCTGAAGGCCTGAGTGCCAGTGGCATGGCGGTCCTGGCCGTGGTTGTCTGGGCCAGCATCATGTGGGTATCGGAGGCATTACCGGTTGGTATAACAGGTATATCCGTCCCTACCTTGTTGATCCTCACGCATGGTATCCCCTGGATTGAGAAAAAGGGCAAGATTGTCCCGCCCATGGAAATTGTATTTTCCGGCTTTACCAAACATGTCGTCTGGTTGTGTCTATTTGCATTTCTGATCGGTGCTGTGATGCAGTTACTCAAACTGGATCGGCGCATAGCACTAGGCATCCTGGATAAAATCAAGGCATCCAACGTCGGCCGCGTTATCTGGGGCATGTTTTTTGTAAACATCATCCTCGCCTTCTTAATCCCGGCTGCAAATGCCCGTGCGGCAACTCTGTTACCGGTGGTTAAGGGAATTACCAATCTATTAGGCGATACACCTGAAGAGAATGAAGCCAAGAAGGCGATCATTATTCAGTCTCTCGTTTATGGCACCATGATCTGTGGTGTGTTTATCCTCACAGCACATCTGCCTAACCTGATTATGATAGGGATTTTTTCCAATAACGGTTTTGAGGGTCTGGGTTATCTGGACTGGATGTTATTGCAATTCCCTTATCTCGGAATGTTTGTCCTGACCCAGTGGTGGGTGCGTTATCACTTTAAAACCGGCGGAATCAAAATTGCCGGTGGTCATGCCAAGATTCAGGAAGAGCATAAGGCACTGGGTAAAATGTCTACTGCGGAGTGGATGCTGGTTTCAGTGTTTGTTTTGATTGCGCTGTTGTTCATGATGGGTAAGGGTAGTCCGATATACGAGCTGCATAAGTTCCAACTCGGCGTAATTGGCCTGATTGGTATTCTCGTTCTGTTTACCCCAGGATTATTTCCGTACACCTGGAACCAGGTTCAGGCTAAAACCATTTGGGGTACCTTCCTGTTATTGGGTGGCGCAATCACCATGACGGCGGCGATGTCAAAATCCGGTTTGGCACAGTTTTTAGCCGACGGCATTCATGGCCTGGTGGCCGGCCATTCCTGGTGGATGATCATTCTCATTATGATGGTAGGTACACATATCATCCGTATTGGCATGCTTTCCAATGTGGCGGCAATTGCGATGCTGGCACCGATTGTCTTCGCCATGGCACCTGCTTTGGATTTGCATCCAGTCGCATTTACTCTGCTGGTATGTGATACCGATACCTTTGCCTATTTGTTGCCGACGCAAATCACGGCGGCAGTGATTGCCTATGGCTCAGATGAGTTTAGTGTCACAGATTATGCGAAGGCGGGCTGGGTTTGTATTTTGATAGCCATTGCCTATGGCCTTCTCATTATGGCGCCATGGTATGCCTTCCTTGGACTGCCAGTATGGGATGCTTCTGTGCCGTGGCCATTCTAG
- a CDS encoding COX15/CtaA family protein, translating into MRTFLPDEHRDSRQLAYWLLIVAALIFAMVVLGGVTRLTHSGLSMVEWEPIMGAVPPLSEQAWEETLQKYRSSPEYQKINKGMSISEFKSIFWFEYSHRLLGRAIGLAFLLPFLYFLARGKIRRRQVPTFITLFILGGLQGLLGWYMVKSGLVDIPQVSQYRLTAHLIAAITIYVVILRVAMGLLRSSTIEVRDRSLRGLKRHGQFTTAIILLMIISGGFVAGTKAGFVFNSFPLMDGQWLPPGGLALQPWWLNLFENLATVQFTHRLLAMLVAITVFSYALRGWRSKAISDTTCFTFTLLFMMLLIQLGLGISTLVYVVPVALGAAHQAGALLLLTIAVILNHRLRAH; encoded by the coding sequence ATGAGAACTTTTCTACCTGATGAACACCGTGATAGCCGGCAACTGGCCTACTGGCTACTCATCGTTGCCGCCCTGATCTTTGCCATGGTCGTCCTCGGTGGTGTTACACGCCTGACCCATTCCGGACTATCGATGGTGGAGTGGGAACCCATCATGGGCGCGGTGCCGCCGCTTAGTGAGCAGGCCTGGGAAGAGACCCTGCAAAAATACCGCAGTTCGCCTGAGTACCAGAAGATCAACAAGGGCATGTCGATCAGTGAATTCAAATCTATCTTCTGGTTTGAATATTCTCATCGCTTGCTTGGCCGAGCCATCGGCCTGGCCTTCCTGCTGCCGTTTCTATACTTCCTCGCCCGCGGCAAGATCCGGCGACGGCAGGTACCAACCTTTATTACACTGTTCATCCTCGGTGGCCTGCAGGGCCTGCTTGGCTGGTACATGGTCAAGAGCGGACTCGTCGATATACCGCAGGTAAGCCAGTACCGCCTCACCGCCCACCTGATCGCGGCGATCACGATCTATGTTGTCATCCTCAGGGTGGCCATGGGCCTGCTGCGTAGCAGTACTATCGAGGTCCGTGACCGAAGCCTGCGCGGCCTCAAACGCCATGGCCAGTTCACCACTGCCATCATCCTGCTTATGATCATCTCCGGTGGCTTTGTTGCCGGCACCAAGGCTGGTTTTGTCTTTAACAGCTTTCCACTCATGGATGGCCAGTGGTTGCCGCCGGGTGGCCTGGCCCTGCAGCCATGGTGGCTGAACCTGTTTGAGAACCTTGCCACCGTGCAATTCACGCACCGCCTGCTCGCCATGCTTGTAGCCATTACTGTATTTAGTTATGCCCTGCGTGGCTGGCGAAGCAAGGCCATTAGTGACACGACCTGCTTCACCTTCACTCTATTGTTCATGATGCTGTTGATCCAACTGGGTCTGGGGATCAGTACGCTCGTCTATGTGGTGCCGGTTGCACTCGGTGCAGCACACCAGGCGGGTGCATTGCTACTGTTAACGATCGCGGTGATTTTAAATCACCGGCTGCGAGCGCATTAA
- the ppa gene encoding inorganic diphosphatase, producing MNLDRVESGKNVPEEINVIIEIPSHSDPVKYEVDKTTGAMFVDRFMNTAMHYPCNYGYVPHTLSEDGDPVDVLVVTPVPLISGSVIQCRPVGMLAMTDESGPDAKILAVPIDKLCVSYRKVKGCDDVQPMLLAQIAHFFEHYKDLEANKWVKVEGWTGPDEAKAEIIASIERYNTAPEKPCF from the coding sequence ATGAACCTCGATCGCGTCGAATCCGGCAAAAATGTCCCTGAAGAAATTAACGTCATCATTGAGATCCCTTCTCACAGTGACCCGGTCAAATACGAGGTCGATAAGACCACCGGCGCCATGTTCGTTGATCGCTTCATGAACACGGCCATGCACTACCCCTGCAACTATGGCTACGTACCCCACACCCTGTCTGAGGACGGCGACCCGGTGGATGTACTCGTCGTCACGCCGGTGCCCTTGATCAGCGGTTCGGTTATCCAGTGTCGCCCGGTCGGCATGCTCGCCATGACCGATGAGTCCGGCCCGGATGCAAAGATCCTTGCCGTGCCGATCGACAAGCTGTGCGTGTCCTACCGCAAGGTAAAAGGCTGCGACGATGTGCAGCCAATGCTACTGGCCCAGATCGCACACTTCTTTGAGCACTACAAAGACCTGGAAGCCAATAAGTGGGTGAAGGTAGAAGGCTGGACCGGTCCGGACGAGGCCAAGGCCGAGATCATCGCCTCTATTGAACGTTACAACACCGCGCCGGAAAAGCCTTGCTTCTAA
- a CDS encoding RrF2 family transcriptional regulator → MQLTLHTDYALRVLMYLAAHPGQQVTVAELAGFYDVSRHHLVKVVQGLVEHGFVRTTRGKHGGMKLAHNAERVSIGKVIRLLENHFDIVACFSAGADACPLDSACRLKGLLSRATEEFLQKLDSVSLADITKPKLRQQIVELQ, encoded by the coding sequence ATGCAATTAACACTTCATACCGACTACGCCTTACGTGTGCTCATGTACCTGGCTGCCCATCCCGGGCAACAGGTGACCGTCGCTGAACTCGCCGGGTTTTACGATGTTTCCCGCCACCACCTGGTCAAGGTGGTGCAAGGACTGGTTGAACACGGCTTTGTCCGGACAACGCGTGGTAAGCACGGCGGTATGAAGCTTGCCCACAATGCGGAGAGGGTTTCTATCGGCAAGGTCATCCGCCTGCTGGAAAATCACTTTGATATCGTCGCCTGTTTCAGCGCAGGTGCCGATGCCTGCCCCCTTGATAGCGCCTGCCGCCTGAAGGGCCTGCTCTCCCGTGCGACCGAGGAATTTCTGCAAAAACTCGATAGTGTTAGCCTCGCCGATATAACCAAACCAAAACTGCGGCAACAAATTGTCGAACTCCAATAG
- a CDS encoding group I truncated hemoglobin: MSTLFEKIGGDAAVNAAVDIFYRKVLADDSISHFFETTDMEAQHAKQKAFLTMAFGGPNNYTGADMRKAHAPLVAKGLNEDHFNAVAGHLQATLEELNVPADLIGEVMAIAGSTKDDVLNR; this comes from the coding sequence ATGAGTACATTATTCGAGAAGATCGGTGGTGATGCCGCCGTTAACGCCGCCGTGGATATTTTTTACCGCAAGGTGTTGGCCGATGACAGCATTAGCCATTTTTTTGAAACCACCGATATGGAAGCCCAGCACGCCAAGCAAAAGGCCTTTCTGACCATGGCCTTTGGCGGACCGAATAACTACACCGGTGCAGACATGCGCAAGGCCCACGCGCCGCTCGTGGCCAAGGGCCTGAATGAAGACCACTTCAATGCCGTCGCCGGTCACCTGCAGGCCACTCTCGAAGAACTGAATGTACCCGCTGATCTGATTGGTGAAGTCATGGCGATTGCCGGCAGCACCAAGGATGACGTCCTCAACCGCTAA
- a CDS encoding thioredoxin family protein, with protein MKHLLLIIAFFITTAAAADVERLPEYSRIYDPNRDPFVDGREAIANAQATQRRILIELGGNWCAWCNKLERFIAGNKTVKAKLYENFVVLKVNVSDENENREFLSAFPRVIGYPHFYVSRSDGSVLYSKDTAELLENGEYSAQRFLAFIERWRQKTKTAKTTNKLH; from the coding sequence ATGAAACACCTCCTCCTGATTATTGCCTTTTTTATTACCACCGCGGCAGCCGCCGACGTTGAGCGCCTGCCTGAATACAGTCGCATCTACGACCCGAATCGTGATCCCTTTGTTGATGGTCGCGAGGCCATTGCCAACGCCCAGGCTACACAGCGCCGTATCCTGATTGAGCTGGGGGGTAACTGGTGTGCATGGTGCAACAAGCTGGAGCGGTTCATTGCCGGCAACAAAACAGTAAAAGCGAAACTTTACGAAAACTTTGTCGTCTTAAAAGTCAACGTCAGTGACGAGAACGAGAACCGTGAGTTTCTTTCCGCCTTCCCCAGGGTGATTGGTTATCCGCATTTTTATGTTTCCAGGAGTGATGGTTCAGTACTGTACTCAAAAGACACGGCCGAGTTATTGGAAAACGGGGAGTATTCGGCACAACGTTTTCTGGCGTTTATCGAACGCTGGCGGCAGAAAACAAAAACGGCTAAGACCACAAACAAACTGCATTGA
- a CDS encoding aminoacyl-tRNA deacylase, with protein sequence MAIAITLERYLQNQDIAFDVLHHNKSHSSLETASSAHISGDYVAKTVILEDDAGYVMVVVPASHQLDMARVHEQMSRPLTLATENELPRLFSDCELGAIPPIGDAYGIETLVDDSLAEQPDIYFEGGDHEVLVHVDAENFGYLTSDALHGRFSHHL encoded by the coding sequence ATGGCCATTGCCATTACACTTGAACGATATCTTCAGAATCAGGATATTGCCTTTGATGTCCTGCATCACAACAAGTCCCATAGCAGTCTTGAGACAGCCTCGAGCGCGCATATCTCGGGCGATTATGTCGCCAAGACCGTGATCCTCGAGGATGACGCCGGCTATGTCATGGTCGTCGTACCGGCTTCACACCAATTGGACATGGCCCGTGTACATGAACAAATGTCCCGGCCCCTGACACTGGCAACTGAAAATGAACTGCCGCGACTGTTCAGTGACTGCGAGTTGGGCGCGATCCCCCCGATCGGTGATGCCTATGGAATAGAGACCCTCGTCGATGACAGCCTTGCCGAGCAACCCGATATTTACTTTGAGGGTGGCGATCATGAGGTTCTCGTCCACGTCGACGCGGAAAACTTTGGTTACCTGACCAGTGACGCCCTGCACGGACGATTCAGTCACCATCTATAG
- a CDS encoding molybdate ABC transporter substrate-binding protein, which yields MTKRLKWPIEASRGDAISGYRWQQADSNLCLDFHGNPLAARLVVFSDGNHHMALEACCQAFRQSNPDVQDIFYATTPPQVILQSVLQGGVLLGNLQLTIQPHVFISPANILDKLLDNGLMTSHRPFASSRGNVLLVKKGNPKNIHGIADLLREDVRLTLSNPLTEGASYSVYKQTLLDVAGEQGADVAAVARLIDKDSRKIVFGESIHHREVPQTLFSGRADVAMVYYHLALRYTRIFPDDFELIELESKANVYSDYHIGALHDGGEWGQNFIEFMLSDTAAGLYQQHGLSQP from the coding sequence ATGACGAAGCGCCTGAAATGGCCCATTGAGGCTAGCCGTGGGGATGCCATAAGCGGCTATCGCTGGCAGCAGGCAGATTCCAACTTGTGCCTCGATTTTCATGGCAATCCACTGGCCGCCCGCCTGGTGGTGTTTTCGGATGGCAACCATCACATGGCCCTGGAGGCCTGTTGTCAGGCCTTCAGACAGAGCAACCCCGACGTGCAGGATATCTTTTACGCCACAACCCCACCCCAGGTGATCTTACAATCTGTATTACAAGGTGGCGTGTTGCTGGGCAATCTGCAATTAACTATTCAGCCGCATGTCTTTATCAGCCCCGCGAATATTCTCGACAAACTGCTCGACAACGGCCTGATGACATCCCACCGGCCTTTCGCCAGCAGCCGTGGCAATGTGTTACTGGTAAAAAAGGGCAATCCGAAAAACATTCATGGTATTGCCGATTTATTACGCGAGGATGTACGCCTGACCCTGTCTAATCCACTAACGGAAGGCGCAAGTTACTCTGTGTATAAACAGACCCTGCTGGACGTCGCAGGGGAACAGGGCGCGGATGTCGCAGCGGTGGCCCGGTTAATTGATAAGGATTCCAGGAAAATCGTATTTGGCGAATCCATTCATCACCGCGAGGTCCCGCAGACCCTATTCTCGGGCCGCGCCGATGTGGCAATGGTCTATTACCACCTGGCCTTACGCTATACACGCATCTTTCCGGATGATTTTGAATTGATCGAACTCGAATCAAAGGCAAACGTCTACTCGGATTATCACATTGGCGCCCTCCATGATGGGGGTGAGTGGGGACAAAATTTTATTGAATTTATGCTGAGTGACACCGCCGCAGGTCTTTACCAACAACATGGTTTGTCACAGCCTTAA
- the moaA gene encoding GTP 3',8-cyclase MoaA — translation MPELIDSFNRPIEYLRLSVTDRCDLRCNYCMPRDFHDFEDQEHILSFEEIERVVGIFGTLGVKRVRLTGGEPLVRKGLPELAARLSALPGIEDLSLSTNAVRLAKHAEALAQAGISRINVSLDSLRPERFKEITSGKLEKVIDGLMAAKQAGFQPIKLNMVAMRGVNDDEFEDMVDFCLEHNFTLRFIETMPMGDTGRGATDYYLSLQTVKQQLSERYELVPGVMAGGGPAKYMQVADTDLRIGFITPISQHFCETCNRVRLSADGTLYLCLGQDDKLELRPLLRRGVSDDGLREAILGAIARKPEKHEFREKPSQQVRIMSMTGG, via the coding sequence ATGCCCGAGCTTATCGACAGCTTTAACCGACCCATCGAATACCTGCGTCTTTCTGTCACAGACCGTTGCGACCTGCGCTGTAATTACTGCATGCCCAGGGACTTTCATGACTTTGAGGATCAGGAACATATCCTCAGCTTCGAGGAAATTGAACGGGTAGTTGGCATATTTGGCACCCTCGGGGTGAAACGCGTCCGCCTCACCGGTGGTGAACCACTGGTGCGCAAGGGCCTGCCCGAGCTTGCCGCGAGGCTTTCGGCACTGCCCGGCATCGAGGACCTTTCCCTCTCCACCAATGCCGTACGCCTTGCCAAACACGCCGAGGCGCTGGCGCAGGCCGGGATTTCACGGATTAATGTCAGCCTCGATTCCCTGCGTCCCGAGCGTTTTAAAGAAATCACGAGCGGCAAGCTGGAGAAGGTCATTGATGGCCTGATGGCGGCAAAACAGGCGGGATTTCAACCGATTAAGCTAAATATGGTCGCCATGCGCGGCGTCAATGACGACGAATTCGAGGACATGGTCGATTTCTGCCTCGAACACAATTTCACCCTGCGCTTCATCGAGACCATGCCAATGGGCGACACCGGCCGTGGCGCAACGGATTATTACCTCAGCCTGCAAACCGTGAAACAACAACTGTCCGAACGCTATGAGCTGGTGCCCGGCGTTATGGCCGGCGGCGGCCCGGCCAAATATATGCAGGTGGCCGACACCGACCTGCGCATCGGCTTTATCACGCCGATCTCCCAGCACTTTTGTGAGACCTGCAACCGCGTGCGCCTGTCCGCCGACGGCACCCTTTATTTGTGCCTGGGCCAGGATGACAAACTCGAACTGCGTCCACTGCTGCGCCGGGGGGTTAGTGATGATGGCCTGCGCGAGGCCATTCTCGGCGCCATCGCCCGCAAACCCGAAAAGCATGAATTCCGCGAAAAACCCTCACAACAAGTTAGAATTATGTCCATGACCGGGGGCTAA
- the fnr gene encoding fumarate/nitrate reduction transcriptional regulator Fnr — protein sequence MSKPTNTDNVFHVRPACEDCGVRRLCLPVSLDGEALSLMDHLVKRRTPLKKGEYLYRSGDKFTSLYAIQHGAVKSYGITLDGKEQITGFHLTGEVLGLDAIDSSTHSCNAVALEKTEFCELPFDALEQLQRQLPSLQHDLACIMSREIRRDQSMLMMIGSTSAEQRLARFLLNLRERLLKRGFDGDQLRLPMTRQDIGNYLGLAFETVSRQLAHLQEIGMLHIDNKNIRLLDIGGLESLAA from the coding sequence ATGAGTAAGCCAACTAACACCGACAATGTTTTTCACGTCAGGCCGGCCTGTGAGGATTGTGGTGTGCGCCGCCTGTGTCTGCCCGTGTCGCTGGATGGCGAGGCGCTAAGCCTGATGGACCACCTCGTGAAACGTCGTACACCCTTAAAGAAGGGTGAATATCTCTATCGTAGTGGCGACAAGTTTACTTCGCTTTATGCGATCCAACACGGGGCCGTTAAATCCTATGGTATAACACTTGACGGCAAGGAGCAGATCACGGGTTTCCACCTGACCGGTGAGGTACTCGGTCTGGATGCCATCGATTCCAGTACCCATAGTTGTAATGCCGTCGCCCTGGAAAAGACCGAGTTCTGTGAACTACCATTCGATGCACTCGAGCAACTTCAACGGCAGCTGCCCAGTCTGCAACATGACCTGGCCTGTATCATGAGCCGGGAGATCCGCCGTGACCAGAGTATGCTCATGATGATTGGCAGCACCTCGGCCGAGCAACGTCTGGCCCGGTTTTTGTTGAACCTTCGCGAACGCCTGCTCAAGCGTGGCTTTGATGGTGATCAACTACGCCTGCCCATGACACGCCAGGATATTGGTAACTATCTTGGTCTTGCCTTCGAGACGGTCAGTCGCCAGCTTGCACACTTGCAGGAGATTGGTATGCTGCATATTGATAACAAAAACATACGCCTGCTCGACATCGGTGGACTGGAAAGCCTCGCCGCCTGA
- a CDS encoding Crp/Fnr family transcriptional regulator, with protein MGNTLNWFTQTSDYLNKLSLSDRDDLLAIADQQYFSKSEFIFRAGTASEYVYILKTGQVKIYELSAQAKEVILWFCFPGEVFGLSEITRGARRAVYAQASTPSEVYLIKRVAFNTFLTQHPAASMSIIDLLSCRLRGLSEMLSNLTSDDVTSRIIKLLIRMSMLYGAQKQDMLCLNMHITHQEIADMIGASRQTVSSIIGRLKREGLLFMDHHTIHIDKASLSDNFKYIQP; from the coding sequence ATGGGCAATACACTCAACTGGTTTACTCAAACCTCCGACTACCTCAATAAACTATCCTTGTCGGATCGTGATGACCTGCTGGCCATTGCTGATCAACAATATTTTTCAAAATCTGAATTTATTTTTCGTGCGGGCACGGCTTCGGAGTATGTTTACATACTTAAAACCGGTCAGGTCAAAATTTATGAGCTATCGGCACAGGCTAAAGAAGTCATCTTGTGGTTTTGTTTTCCCGGTGAGGTCTTTGGTTTGTCCGAAATCACGCGCGGCGCAAGGCGGGCTGTCTACGCACAGGCCAGTACGCCTTCCGAAGTTTATTTGATTAAACGTGTTGCTTTTAATACATTTCTGACACAACACCCCGCTGCCTCCATGTCTATTATCGACTTGCTTTCCTGTCGCCTGCGAGGCCTGTCTGAAATGTTGTCCAATCTAACCTCGGACGACGTCACTTCACGTATTATCAAATTACTCATTCGCATGAGTATGCTCTACGGTGCACAAAAGCAAGACATGCTTTGCTTAAACATGCATATTACGCATCAGGAGATTGCTGACATGATCGGTGCGTCCCGCCAAACGGTTAGCAGCATTATCGGACGTCTTAAACGGGAGGGGCTATTGTTTATGGATCATCATACTATTCATATTGACAAGGCCAGCCTCTCTGATAATTTTAAATACATCCAGCCCTGA
- a CDS encoding gluconate 2-dehydrogenase subunit 3 family protein yields MSKRLDEWDKQVPASVLAKQQRLNARRRFLAACAGTAALPFVSAAPVDAIAGETPAWRVKEPWLTLAAVQEHLFPSNAEAPGARQINATQYLKNVIDHHDIEQSEKDFIQSGVKWLNGLAKEQFSLRFVELNTAAKESVLRKVAQSRAGENWLSTLLTYLIEALLTAPAYGGNTNGIGWRWLEHQPGFPQPPASKVYYRL; encoded by the coding sequence ATGAGTAAGCGACTCGACGAGTGGGACAAGCAGGTACCGGCATCGGTACTCGCCAAACAGCAGCGCCTGAATGCGCGCCGTCGTTTCCTGGCCGCCTGTGCCGGCACGGCCGCCTTACCCTTTGTGAGCGCGGCCCCTGTCGATGCCATTGCCGGCGAGACACCTGCCTGGCGAGTAAAAGAACCCTGGCTGACCCTGGCTGCCGTGCAGGAACACTTATTCCCTTCCAATGCCGAGGCCCCGGGGGCCAGACAGATCAATGCCACGCAATACCTGAAAAATGTCATTGATCATCATGATATTGAACAGTCAGAAAAAGACTTTATTCAAAGCGGGGTAAAGTGGCTGAATGGGCTTGCCAAAGAACAGTTTTCGCTAAGGTTTGTTGAACTGAATACTGCGGCAAAGGAATCAGTCTTGCGTAAGGTCGCGCAGAGCCGTGCCGGTGAGAACTGGTTATCGACCCTGCTGACCTACCTCATCGAGGCCTTATTAACCGCACCTGCATATGGCGGCAACACGAACGGCATCGGTTGGCGTTGGCTCGAACATCAGCCGGG
- a CDS encoding HPP family protein, with amino-acid sequence MRGGKRCPARAPWHEIFWSLLGSFIGILAVYLIGHQQDLRLEDSLFLVGSFGASAVLLYGIPTSPYAQPRNLVGGHVISALIGVGCATVFSDYPAIGAAVAVSLSLALMHLTRTVHPPGGATAMIAVIGGDTIHALGYWYVLTPIALGATLMLLVAILINNLSPHRRYPQYWF; translated from the coding sequence ATGCGTGGCGGTAAGCGCTGTCCGGCCCGCGCGCCCTGGCATGAAATTTTCTGGTCACTGCTAGGGAGTTTTATCGGCATCCTGGCGGTATACCTGATTGGCCACCAGCAGGACCTACGCCTTGAGGATTCGCTGTTTCTGGTGGGTTCGTTCGGTGCCAGTGCCGTGTTGTTATATGGCATACCGACCAGCCCCTATGCACAGCCACGTAACCTGGTGGGTGGGCATGTTATCTCGGCCCTTATCGGCGTGGGTTGTGCGACAGTCTTTAGTGACTACCCGGCCATTGGCGCGGCAGTGGCCGTCTCCCTGTCACTGGCGTTGATGCACCTGACGCGCACCGTACACCCGCCGGGCGGGGCGACTGCCATGATCGCCGTGATTGGTGGTGATACGATTCACGCGCTGGGCTATTGGTATGTGTTAACGCCGATTGCCCTGGGTGCCACGTTGATGCTGCTAGTCGCTATTTTGATCAATAACCTGTCACCGCATCGCCGTTATCCGCAGTATTGGTTTTAA